The Malus sylvestris chromosome 12, drMalSylv7.2, whole genome shotgun sequence genome contains a region encoding:
- the LOC126593334 gene encoding PKS-NRPS hybrid synthetase cheA-like isoform X2 — MLGIDAMKNNYEFKVKRSSKERFEVGCVGDECKWKLCASKLQQSSYFKVRKYVTMHSCSLDVINRHHRQASSSLIGQCIKSKYEGVSRVHRPRDIIEDMRKDMGVSISYVKAWRAKEHAMELVRGSPEESYSLLPSYFAMLEAKNPGTITHIETDENNCFLYCFMSLGPCIRGFRSAIRPVIAVDGTFLKGKYLGTLFVATCMDGNKQIYPLAFGVGESENDASWNWFLTKLRGAIGEIDDMVFISDRHESIRKALSTIFPNAHHGACIFHISQNIRHNFKHERAHKLYFTAAKAYRVPEFHRLMTEIYKVDYEVGDHLNSAGYEKWTRAYFDGKRYNIMTTKIAESLNAITKDARKLPITRFLEYLRMNILQKWFYERRTKAAKMNTHLTDWADKLVRENNKQGLSFQKLYG; from the exons atgttgggtATTGATGCTATGAAGAACAATTATGAATTCAAAGTGAAGAGATCAAGCAAAGAAAGGTTTGAAGTTGGTTGTGTCGGCGATGAATGCAAGTGGAAACTATGTGCCTCTAAATTACAACAATCATCCTATTTCAAGGTCAGGAAATACGTTACTATGCACTCATGCTCATTAGACGTTATCAATCGCCATCATCGACAAGCAAGTAGTTCTCTTATTGGTCAATGCATAAAGTCTAAGTACGAGGGTGTATCACGAGTACATAGACCACGTGACATCATAGAAGATATGCGGAAGGACATGGGTGTGAGTATAAGTTATGTGAAGGCTTGGAGAGCTAAGGAACATGCAATGGAGTTGGTTAGGGGATCACCAGAGGAATCTTACTCGTTACTTCCATCTTATTTTGCTATGTTAGAAGCCAAAAATCCAGGTACTATAACACATATTGAAACTGATGagaataattgttttttgtacTGTTTCATGTCACTTGGACCTTGTATAAGAGGTTTTCGAAGTGCTATTAGGCCAGTAATAGCAGTCGATGGGACATTTTTAAAGGGTAAATATCTTGGCACCCTATTTGTTGCCACATGCATGGACGGCAATAAACAAATATACCCTCTAGCATTCGGAGTTGGAGAATCAGAGAATGACGCATCATGGAATtggtttttgacaaaattacGGGGAGCAATTGGGGAAATTGATGACATGGTGTTCATTTCTGATAGACATGAAAGCATTCGGAAGGCTCTCTCAACTATTTTTCCCAATGCCCATCATGGTGCATGCATATTTCATATAAGTCAAAACATTAGGCACAATTTTAAGCATGAGAGAGCACACAAACTGTATTTTACAGCTGCTAAGGCATACAGAGTTCCCGAATTTCATCGTCTCATGACAGAAATATATAAAGTCGACTATGAGGTGGGTGATCATCTTAATTCAGCTGGATATGAAAAGTGGACTCGTGCGTACTTTGATGGAAAGCGGTACAACATCATGACGACAAAGATTGCTGAAAGTCTTAATGCAATCACCAAAGATGCTCGAAAGCTACCTATCACACGATTTCTTGAGTATTTAAGAATGAATATTCTCCAGAAGTGGTTTTATGAGCGTCGAACCAAGGCAGCCAAAATGAATACACATTTGACAGATTGGGCAGACAAGTTGGTGCGAGAAAATAACAAGCAAGGATTATCATTCCAG AAGCTATATGGCTAG
- the LOC126593334 gene encoding uncharacterized protein LOC126593334 isoform X1: MLGIDAMKNNYEFKVKRSSKERFEVGCVGDECKWKLCASKLQQSSYFKVRKYVTMHSCSLDVINRHHRQASSSLIGQCIKSKYEGVSRVHRPRDIIEDMRKDMGVSISYVKAWRAKEHAMELVRGSPEESYSLLPSYFAMLEAKNPGTITHIETDENNCFLYCFMSLGPCIRGFRSAIRPVIAVDGTFLKGKYLGTLFVATCMDGNKQIYPLAFGVGESENDASWNWFLTKLRGAIGEIDDMVFISDRHESIRKALSTIFPNAHHGACIFHISQNIRHNFKHERAHKLYFTAAKAYRVPEFHRLMTEIYKVDYEVGDHLNSAGYEKWTRAYFDGKRYNIMTTKIAESLNAITKDARKLPITRFLEYLRMNILQKWFYERRTKAAKMNTHLTDWADKLVRENNKQGLSFQVSPIAAYSFHIYDGSRIEVVNLEEKSCTCRQFDLDQIPCSHACAACRHRQISCYPLCSHYYTTNFLVIAYAEAIWLVGDQTDWIVTDDVRERIVLPPITQRRHARRKEKRIPSRGEEKSTRRCSKCGSNGHYKQTCRNPVQLHPTL; the protein is encoded by the exons atgttgggtATTGATGCTATGAAGAACAATTATGAATTCAAAGTGAAGAGATCAAGCAAAGAAAGGTTTGAAGTTGGTTGTGTCGGCGATGAATGCAAGTGGAAACTATGTGCCTCTAAATTACAACAATCATCCTATTTCAAGGTCAGGAAATACGTTACTATGCACTCATGCTCATTAGACGTTATCAATCGCCATCATCGACAAGCAAGTAGTTCTCTTATTGGTCAATGCATAAAGTCTAAGTACGAGGGTGTATCACGAGTACATAGACCACGTGACATCATAGAAGATATGCGGAAGGACATGGGTGTGAGTATAAGTTATGTGAAGGCTTGGAGAGCTAAGGAACATGCAATGGAGTTGGTTAGGGGATCACCAGAGGAATCTTACTCGTTACTTCCATCTTATTTTGCTATGTTAGAAGCCAAAAATCCAGGTACTATAACACATATTGAAACTGATGagaataattgttttttgtacTGTTTCATGTCACTTGGACCTTGTATAAGAGGTTTTCGAAGTGCTATTAGGCCAGTAATAGCAGTCGATGGGACATTTTTAAAGGGTAAATATCTTGGCACCCTATTTGTTGCCACATGCATGGACGGCAATAAACAAATATACCCTCTAGCATTCGGAGTTGGAGAATCAGAGAATGACGCATCATGGAATtggtttttgacaaaattacGGGGAGCAATTGGGGAAATTGATGACATGGTGTTCATTTCTGATAGACATGAAAGCATTCGGAAGGCTCTCTCAACTATTTTTCCCAATGCCCATCATGGTGCATGCATATTTCATATAAGTCAAAACATTAGGCACAATTTTAAGCATGAGAGAGCACACAAACTGTATTTTACAGCTGCTAAGGCATACAGAGTTCCCGAATTTCATCGTCTCATGACAGAAATATATAAAGTCGACTATGAGGTGGGTGATCATCTTAATTCAGCTGGATATGAAAAGTGGACTCGTGCGTACTTTGATGGAAAGCGGTACAACATCATGACGACAAAGATTGCTGAAAGTCTTAATGCAATCACCAAAGATGCTCGAAAGCTACCTATCACACGATTTCTTGAGTATTTAAGAATGAATATTCTCCAGAAGTGGTTTTATGAGCGTCGAACCAAGGCAGCCAAAATGAATACACATTTGACAGATTGGGCAGACAAGTTGGTGCGAGAAAATAACAAGCAAGGATTATCATTCCAG GTATCGCCCATTGCAGCTTACTCATTTCATATATACGATGGATCTCGTATTGAAGTTGTCAATTTAGAGGAAAAGAGTTGCACGTGCCGACAATTTGATCTTGACCAAATACCTTGCTCACATGCTTGTGCTGCATGTAGACACCGACAAATTTCATGTTATCCTTTGTGTTCTCATTATTATACTACAAACTTCTTGGTCATTGCGTATGCAGAAGCTATATGGCTAGTTGGTGATCAGACCGATTGGATAGTAACTGATGATGTGCGTGAAAGAATTGTCCTACCACCAATTACACAAAGAAGACATGCTAGGCGCAAAGAAAAGAGGATCCCATCACGTGGAGAAGAAAAATCAACTCGAAGGTGTTCTAAATGTGGTTCAAATGGTCATTATAAGCAAACTTGTAGGAATCCCGTTCAACTTCATCCCACTTTGTAG
- the LOC126593339 gene encoding uncharacterized protein LOC126593339, with the protein MKNDMTAVVVAKNLLTPKDNRLLSKRSDELAVKDSLALSVQCAGSVSNMAQRLFARTRQVESLAAEVMSLKQEIRGLKHENKQLHRLAHDYATNMKRKLDQMKESDGQVLLDHQRFMGLFQRHLLPSSSGAVPRNEAPNDQPLMPPPSRVLSSTEAPNDPPPVPFLSGALPTAETSPKQPL; encoded by the coding sequence atgaagaatgatatgaccgctgtggtggtggccaagaaccttctcactcccaaagataacagactactttccaaacggtctgatgagttggctgttaaggattctctggctctaagtgttcagtgtgcaggttctgtgtctaatatggcccaacgcctatttgctcgaacccgccaagttgaatcattggcggctgaagtgatgagtctcaaacaggagattagagggctcaagcatgagaataaacagttacatcggctcgcacatgactatgctacaaacatgaagaggaagcttgaccagatgaaggaatctgatggtcaggttttacttgatcatcagcggtttatgggtttgttccaaaggcatttattgccttcgtcttctggggctgtaccgcgtaatgaagctccaaatgatcaacctctgatgcctcctccttctagggttctgtctagtactgaggctccgaatgatcctcCTCCGGTGCCttttctttctggggctctaccgactgctgagacttctcctaagcaacctttgtga